In one Brevibacillus choshinensis genomic region, the following are encoded:
- a CDS encoding amino acid permease, which translates to MNLGNEKDKHLQRSMKSRHLFMLSLGGVIGTGLFLNAGYTINQAGPGGAILAYIIGGVLLYLVMTCLGELSVKMPVTGAFQTYATKYIGPASGFTLGWMYWLGSATTAGVEFTAAGMVMQRWFPDTPVWIWCAVFIVLLFSFNALTTKGFAETEYWFAGIKVLAVIFFIIVGVGAIFGIVSLDGKPAPFFSNFSADGGLFPFGISIVFVTMMNVVFSYQGSELIGIAAGETENPQKNIPRAIRNVIFRILIFYVASVTILSALFPSSELGLLESPFVTVFDAVGIPYAADIMNFVILTALLSVGNSCLYAATRLLWALSHSGMAHPVFGKLTKRSVPLNSLLMTLAFSLLSLLTSVLAADTVYVLLMSVSGIAITFCWMGIALSQFNFRRQYLREGGRVEDLQFAAPFYPVMPILCLALCTFLMVYPIFDATQRFGLFYGIGALVVFYLYYYLRYGRHKDKRPHVPTQG; encoded by the coding sequence ATGAACCTTGGGAATGAGAAGGACAAACATTTGCAGCGTTCGATGAAAAGCCGCCACTTGTTTATGCTGTCGCTTGGCGGCGTCATCGGGACAGGTCTGTTTTTGAATGCAGGCTATACCATCAATCAAGCCGGACCAGGTGGAGCGATCTTGGCCTATATCATTGGCGGCGTGCTCTTGTATCTGGTCATGACATGCCTTGGTGAGCTTTCCGTCAAGATGCCGGTGACGGGGGCGTTTCAAACGTATGCGACAAAGTACATCGGCCCAGCAAGCGGTTTTACTCTCGGGTGGATGTATTGGCTGGGATCTGCAACGACGGCGGGAGTGGAATTTACCGCTGCGGGTATGGTGATGCAAAGGTGGTTCCCTGATACGCCAGTCTGGATCTGGTGTGCCGTTTTTATCGTGTTGTTGTTCAGCTTTAACGCTCTGACGACAAAAGGATTTGCTGAGACCGAGTACTGGTTTGCAGGCATCAAGGTGTTAGCTGTTATCTTTTTCATTATCGTCGGTGTGGGAGCCATTTTCGGTATTGTCAGCTTGGATGGCAAGCCAGCTCCGTTCTTCTCCAATTTCTCCGCAGACGGAGGGCTGTTCCCGTTTGGCATCAGTATCGTCTTTGTCACCATGATGAATGTCGTATTCTCCTATCAAGGCTCGGAATTAATCGGGATTGCTGCAGGCGAGACTGAAAACCCTCAGAAAAACATTCCGCGAGCCATTCGCAATGTCATTTTCCGCATTCTCATTTTTTACGTGGCATCTGTCACGATTTTGTCCGCGCTTTTCCCGTCCAGTGAATTAGGCTTGCTGGAAAGCCCGTTTGTCACGGTATTCGATGCTGTAGGGATTCCGTACGCAGCCGATATCATGAATTTCGTTATCCTGACAGCGCTCTTGTCTGTGGGGAACTCGTGTCTGTACGCCGCGACTCGTTTGCTGTGGGCGTTGTCGCATAGTGGGATGGCACATCCCGTTTTCGGAAAACTCACGAAACGGAGCGTGCCGCTAAACAGCTTGCTCATGACCTTGGCTTTTTCCCTCTTGTCCCTTTTGACGAGTGTACTGGCAGCCGATACGGTTTACGTATTGTTGATGTCGGTCTCCGGTATCGCGATTACGTTTTGTTGGATGGGAATCGCCTTATCCCAGTTCAATTTCCGTCGCCAGTATTTGCGTGAGGGTGGTAGAGTTGAAGACCTGCAATTCGCGGCTCCCTTTTATCCGGTCATGCCGATCCTTTGCCTGGCGCTCTGCACGTTCCTCATGGTCTATCCGATCTTTGATGCGACGCAGCGATTTGGCTTGTTTTACGGAATCGGAGCTCTCGTCGTCTTTTATCTGTATTACTACCTGCGCTATGGACGTCACAAGGACAAGCGTCCCCATGTGCCTACCCAAGGTTAA
- a CDS encoding dimethylarginine dimethylaminohydrolase family protein gives MKFTRAIVKKPGKSYVTGLTTSDLGTPDFELALKQHDAYIEALQKAGLTVTVLEADEQFPDSTFVEDSAVLTEKCAIITNPGAASRNGEIEDMKRVIPQFYDTVEYIQSPGYLDGGDVMQVDDHFYIGLSTRTNLEGAEQLKDILGKYGYGATIVPLKEFFHLKTGIAYLGNNTLVLAGEFIGSDDYKDYEQIIVSKVDEYSANCIRINDYVIIPKGFDTTKQKLTDAGYSVIECDMSEFRKQDGGLSCLSLRF, from the coding sequence ATGAAATTTACTCGTGCGATTGTAAAAAAACCAGGAAAGAGCTATGTGACTGGATTGACGACTTCTGATCTTGGCACACCTGATTTTGAGCTTGCATTGAAACAGCATGATGCTTATATCGAGGCACTGCAAAAAGCTGGATTGACGGTAACGGTCCTTGAAGCCGACGAACAGTTTCCAGACTCCACCTTTGTTGAAGACTCCGCTGTATTGACAGAAAAGTGCGCCATCATTACCAACCCGGGAGCAGCCAGCCGAAATGGGGAAATCGAGGATATGAAACGGGTCATACCTCAGTTCTATGACACGGTCGAATACATTCAGTCACCAGGTTACCTAGACGGCGGTGATGTCATGCAAGTGGACGATCATTTTTACATCGGTCTCTCCACGCGTACGAACCTGGAGGGAGCGGAGCAGCTCAAGGACATCCTGGGCAAATACGGCTATGGAGCAACGATTGTTCCGCTGAAAGAATTTTTCCATTTGAAAACTGGAATCGCTTACTTGGGCAACAACACCTTGGTGCTGGCAGGCGAGTTCATTGGTTCGGATGATTATAAAGACTACGAGCAGATTATCGTGAGCAAGGTAGATGAATACTCCGCAAACTGCATTCGCATCAACGACTACGTCATCATTCCCAAAGGCTTCGATACGACCAAACAAAAACTCACGGATGCGGGCTACAGCGTGATTGAATGTGACATGTCCGAGTTCCGCAAACAAGATGGAGGATTGAGCTGCCTGTCCCTGCGCTTCTAA
- a CDS encoding dimethylarginine dimethylaminohydrolase family protein produces the protein MYGTIESIMMKHPKDAFISQDHLNRHWREYNYVTCPDYDEAVREYEQFEAILKQHVPDVRYLPADERTGIDSIYAHDSVKITEKGAILLHPGKKLRQGEPEAVRDYFTSIGIPILGEIQGEGLVEGGDVVWMDERTVAVARGYRTNDEGIRQLRELTADVVDEFIVVPLPHGNGPDECLHLMSVISYVDKDLAVVYSKLMPIFFRELLIQRGVKLIEVPDDEYDNLGCNVLAIGPRKVVVPAGNPVTIRLLEQEGVEVLEYKGTEISYKGTGGPTCLTSPLARR, from the coding sequence ATGTACGGTACGATTGAAAGCATCATGATGAAACACCCCAAAGACGCGTTTATCAGTCAAGACCATTTGAACCGTCATTGGCGTGAGTACAATTACGTTACATGCCCTGACTATGACGAAGCGGTCCGGGAATACGAGCAGTTTGAAGCGATTTTGAAACAGCACGTGCCGGACGTCCGTTATTTGCCCGCTGATGAGCGAACGGGAATAGACTCCATCTATGCACATGACTCCGTGAAGATTACCGAAAAGGGAGCGATTTTGCTCCATCCAGGGAAAAAGCTGCGCCAAGGGGAACCGGAGGCTGTCCGAGACTATTTCACGAGCATCGGGATTCCTATTCTCGGTGAAATTCAGGGAGAAGGTCTCGTGGAAGGCGGCGACGTCGTCTGGATGGACGAGCGTACGGTTGCTGTAGCGAGAGGGTATCGGACCAATGACGAGGGGATTCGTCAGTTAAGAGAGCTGACTGCGGATGTCGTCGATGAATTCATCGTCGTACCTCTCCCGCACGGCAATGGTCCGGATGAATGCTTGCATTTGATGTCCGTCATCAGCTATGTCGACAAGGATTTGGCTGTGGTGTATTCCAAGCTCATGCCGATCTTTTTCCGGGAATTGCTGATCCAGCGTGGCGTCAAGCTGATCGAGGTACCAGATGACGAATACGACAATCTAGGTTGCAACGTCCTGGCTATTGGACCGCGAAAAGTCGTCGTCCCTGCTGGCAATCCAGTAACCATACGTCTGCTGGAGCAAGAAGGTGTAGAAGTGCTCGAATACAAGGGAACGGAGATTTCCTACAAAGGCACAGGGGGACCTACCTGCCTGACATCGCCATTGGCAAGAAGATAA